A region of Maniola jurtina chromosome 7, ilManJurt1.1, whole genome shotgun sequence DNA encodes the following proteins:
- the LOC123867089 gene encoding proton-coupled folate transporter-like: MAKLQSVNTKESKENSEDTKQEEINESSPLKSGHENVQNKEKSEKISLMQRLKIIKANTTVEPILACYVMPSVLASLATQNLNLEKACLVNLNYSTEICDALKSRQTENYTEYEERVQTLIAEIQAWKNIVQTTIPVLIILFVGAWSDKTGKRKACILMPIVGEFITCIGFIVNTYFFLELPAEVTAFTESIFPAITGGWFTNFIGVFSYIGDITSPEDRTYRVGIVNLCMSLGYPIGSALSGVLLTWIGYYGIFSLSASLYLFSIIYGHFYLEDPRPKPRDKKNQGVFCFFKEFFDVGLVLETFRVAFKKDNGNRRMRVCLLLIVVFVVFGPIQGEFTILYLFTRYRFNWDEVKFSMWSTYSIVTNLLGTAFSISLFSNYMKLDDTLLGIISITSKIVASFAYSFARNDLEIYLAPLLEILNGTSFIAMRSIATKLVSGEEFGKVNSLFGLAEAMTPLIYGPLYSRVYIATINVLPGAVFLLGALLTLPAIVIFGWLYFEHKKDRLKNNRDLKIGDKEKC, from the exons ATGGCTAAGTTACAGAGTGTTAATACGAAGGAAAGCAAAGAAAATTCAGAAGATACAAAACAAGAAGAAATAAACGAAAGTTCTCCCTTGAAATCTGGACATGAAAATGttcaaaacaaagaaaaaagtgaaaaaatatCACTAATGCAAAGACTGAAAATAATTAAAGCGAATACAACAGTTGAACCTATTCTGGCATGCTACGTCATGCCGAGTGTTTTAGCCTCGCTGGCCACGCAAAATTTAAACCTAGAAAAGGCATGTCTCGTGAACCTCAACTACAGCACTGAAATTTGTGACGCTTTAAAATCTAGACAGACGGAAAATTATACAGAATACGAGGAGAGAGTTCAAACATTAATTGCTGAAATTCAGGCTTGGAAGAATATCGTTCAAACGACGATAcccgttttaattattttgttcgtTGGCGCCTGGAGTGATAAAACTGGGAAAAGAAAAGCTTGCATACTCATGCCTATAGTGGGTGAATTTATTACGTGTATAGGCTTCATTGTTAACACTTACTTTTTTCTCGAGCTACCCGCTGAAGTTACTGCTTTCACTGAATCTATCTTTCCGGCTATAACAGGTGGTTGGTTCACGAATTTCATTGGTGTATTTAGTTACATAGGTGACATAACGTCTCCTGAAGACAGAACCTACAGAGTTGGCATAGTCAACCTATGCATGTCGCTTGGTTATCCCATAGGCAGTGCGTTGAGTGGAGTACTGCTGACTTGGATAGGTTATTATGGAATATTTTCACTATCAGCAAGTCTGTATTTATTTAGCATTATTTACGGACATTTCTATTTAGAAGATCCCAGACCGAAACCGAGAGACAAG aaaaatcaaGGCGTGTTCTGTTTCTTCAAAGAGTTCTTCGATGTCGGTCTAGTCCTGGAGACTTTCCGCGTGGCCTTCAAGAAAGACAATGGCAATCGGAGGATGCGCGTGTGTTTGTTGCTTATCGTAGTGTTCGTAGTGTTTGGACCTATTCAGG GCGAATTCACAATATTGTATCTGTTTACACGATACAGATTCAACTGGGATGAAGTCAAATTCAGCATGTGGTCTACGTACAGTATAGTCACTAATTTGCTTG GAACGGCTTTCTCAATAAGTCTGTTCAGCAATTACATGAAGCTGGATGACACTCTCCTAGGGATCATCTCGATCACGAGCAAAATCGTTGCGTCCTTCGCCTATTCCTTTGCCAGAAACGATTTGGAAATATATTTGG cgcCTTTGTTAGAAATTCTAAATGGTACATCTTTCATCGCTATGCGGTCCATTGCAACGAAACTTGTCAGCGGAGAGGAATTTG GTAAAGTCAACTCTCTCTTCGGCCTAGCGGAGGCAATGACGCCTTTGATATACGGGCCACTGTACTCCAGAGTATATATCGCAACAATCAATGTTTTGCCTGGTGCTGTTTTCCTATTGGGTGCTTTGCTCACTCTACCAGCTATTGTTATATTTGG GTGGCTTTACTTTGAACATAAAAAAGATAGACTGAAGAATAATCGAGACCTGAAAATTGGTGATAAGGAAAAATGCTGA